One genomic segment of Clostridium saccharoperbutylacetonicum N1-4(HMT) includes these proteins:
- a CDS encoding right-handed parallel beta-helix repeat-containing protein produces the protein MSQWLIFDEVHATVGDSSWVTIDASVLSSASKDLNNYINYEITNNSKTQFYIKNGTYNLSDSIIINKPGIKIYGESNAGTILNQINAGAKTIAISEHDIEISNLYIDGSVGKEVIHAQNGLSVHDVLIKDCKIYGSNTNSAIAFYGLDDGNRSYGNSIQNNEIHSTVINSATKHEAISYYFQEGGIITGNDIYGSDLYAYHCYNLNLNNNSIQNSNEEPGIKVNLSADNITINNNNIKNTTEAGISIVVDSGVNTTYSGINVKNNTIDTTQYIGIEINNVSGGIISNNKVNKSHDVGINVSKSNNIVIEDNTLDNSQKGGIKVILSGNNVKVRNNTISNTHDSGIAVVGDSADNNTYTGIEVMNNSVDNTNYFGIEINNSDGGIITGNNISNIDYYGVYLLKSKNLIVENNRILNSYKNLSHPWAAGTEASIYLDSKVSNSSIGNNYLNNTNTCPSGILISNSTDNSNNIVNGNLVLGNFVQAINPPISDSNGNSIAYVKPSNLNATATDNSIRLSWDPVGSTTDTAIKYEVEIDGNSTWINVNNVTTYLHNGLNRGETHSYKVRVNNFGEYSYISQKTDDFLAPILTVGDYTEDSIEIRWNAETGQNYEVQVNGNTTTTVVGAINFYKKLGLSSDTTYKFKVRIVGQSQWSNEVTQKTKALIPVIVVPPTTPPAVITTPPAVITTPPAVVTTPSSATTKRKKKHKAFVEITVDEYKKILYKENLIYDYEEKKLKRIIEYSFKYQSHYYLKKIKDGKVIEDEEFKVDLVPEDLFSEQEIRNALIGKNDNIDTIIVRDFSNPPNSNEKNDLSQYSEEKESILTIKNNNTEVETIETYRKDIKNLER, from the coding sequence ATGAGTCAGTGGCTGATATTTGATGAAGTACATGCTACTGTTGGTGATTCGTCATGGGTAACAATTGATGCAAGTGTTTTGAGCAGTGCATCTAAGGATTTAAATAATTATATTAATTATGAAATAACCAATAATAGTAAAACACAGTTTTATATAAAAAATGGAACATATAATTTGAGTGATTCAATAATCATAAATAAGCCAGGAATTAAGATTTATGGTGAATCAAATGCGGGAACAATTTTAAATCAAATTAATGCTGGCGCTAAAACTATTGCTATTTCGGAACATGATATTGAAATTTCAAATTTATATATAGATGGAAGCGTTGGAAAAGAAGTAATCCATGCACAAAATGGATTGAGTGTCCACGATGTTCTTATAAAAGATTGCAAAATCTATGGTTCTAATACAAATTCAGCTATTGCTTTTTATGGATTGGATGATGGAAATAGAAGCTATGGAAATTCTATACAAAATAATGAAATTCATTCTACGGTAATTAATTCAGCTACAAAACACGAAGCTATTAGTTATTATTTTCAGGAAGGTGGTATTATTACAGGTAATGATATTTATGGATCTGATTTGTATGCATATCATTGCTACAATTTAAATTTAAATAATAATAGTATTCAAAATTCTAATGAAGAACCTGGAATAAAAGTGAATTTATCTGCAGATAATATTACTATAAATAATAATAATATAAAAAATACAACAGAAGCAGGAATATCAATTGTTGTAGATAGTGGAGTAAATACTACATACAGTGGAATTAATGTGAAAAATAATACTATAGACACTACTCAATATATTGGTATTGAAATAAATAATGTATCTGGTGGAATTATATCAAATAATAAAGTGAATAAATCACATGATGTTGGTATAAATGTATCAAAATCAAATAATATTGTGATTGAGGATAATACGCTCGACAATTCCCAAAAGGGAGGAATTAAGGTTATATTATCCGGTAATAATGTTAAAGTAAGAAATAATACTATTTCTAATACACATGATTCTGGAATTGCAGTAGTTGGTGATTCAGCAGATAATAATACTTACACAGGTATTGAAGTAATGAATAATAGTGTAGACAATACTAATTATTTTGGGATAGAGATAAATAATTCTGATGGTGGAATAATAACAGGAAATAATATTAGTAACATTGATTATTATGGAGTATATCTTTTGAAATCAAAGAATTTAATAGTTGAAAACAATAGAATATTAAATTCTTATAAAAATTTATCGCATCCTTGGGCAGCTGGAACAGAGGCTTCTATTTACTTGGATTCAAAGGTTAGTAATTCAAGTATTGGTAATAACTATTTAAACAATACTAACACTTGTCCTAGTGGTATATTAATATCAAATAGCACTGATAATTCAAATAATATTGTTAATGGAAATCTTGTTCTTGGTAATTTTGTACAAGCTATAAATCCACCAATAAGTGATTCAAATGGAAATTCAATTGCTTATGTAAAACCTTCAAATCTTAATGCAACAGCCACAGATAATAGCATAAGATTAAGTTGGGATCCAGTTGGAAGTACAACTGATACAGCAATAAAATATGAAGTTGAGATTGATGGAAATTCAACGTGGATTAATGTGAATAATGTTACTACTTACTTACATAATGGTTTGAATAGAGGAGAAACTCATAGTTATAAGGTTAGAGTAAATAATTTTGGAGAATATAGCTATATAAGTCAAAAAACTGATGATTTCCTAGCACCAATTCTTACTGTTGGAGATTATACAGAAGATAGTATAGAAATACGATGGAATGCAGAAACTGGTCAAAACTATGAAGTTCAAGTTAATGGAAATACAACAACTACTGTTGTTGGGGCTATAAATTTTTATAAGAAACTTGGTTTATCAAGTGATACTACTTATAAATTTAAGGTGAGAATAGTTGGACAAAGCCAATGGAGTAATGAAGTGACTCAGAAGACTAAGGCACTTATACCAGTAATAGTGGTTCCTCCTACTACACCACCAGCAGTAATCACGACTCCGCCGGCAGTGATTACAACACCGCCAGCAGTTGTTACAACTCCATCGTCGGCTACAACAAAACGTAAGAAAAAACATAAGGCTTTTGTTGAAATAACAGTAGATGAGTATAAGAAAATACTTTACAAAGAAAATCTAATTTATGACTATGAGGAAAAGAAGCTGAAACGTATAATTGAGTACAGTTTCAAATACCAAAGTCATTACTATTTGAAAAAAATAAAAGATGGAAAAGTTATTGAAGATGAGGAGTTCAAGGTTGATTTAGTACCTGAAGACTTGTTCTCAGAACAGGAAATAAGAAATGCTTTGATAGGCAAAAATGATAACATTGATACCATTATAGTTAGAGATTTTTCTAATCCGCCAAACTCTAATGAAAAAAATGATTTATCACAATATTCTGAGGAGAAAGAATCTATCTTGACAATAAAGAATAACAACACAGAAGTTGAAACTATAGAAACCTATAGGAAGGATATCAAGAACTTAGAAAGATAA
- the hcp gene encoding hydroxylamine reductase, which translates to MDNKMFCFQCQEAAGCTGCTVRGVCGKTPDLAKMQDLLIYTTRGLSEVATRAREQGVTVSGEINTTVTMNLFTTITNANFDKEVFYGRVKETLRLKEELLAKLNNKENLSGAALYTAETREDMEVKAETVGVLATENEDIRSLRELITYGLKGLSAYMKHANALGYEDENICAFMQKALSLTADNNVTIDEYIALTLETGKVGVDGMALLDKANTESYGNPEVTKVNIGVGTNPGILISGHDLKDLEQLLVQTEGTGVDIYTHSEMLPAHYYPQLKKYSHLVGNYGNAWWKQPEEFESFNGPILMTTNCIVPPKDSYKGRLYTTGASGYEGCTHISADENGKKDFSAIIEQAKKCAAPTQIEEGEIVGGFAHNQVLALADKVVDAVKTGAIKKFFVMAGCDGRQKSRSYYTDFAAALPKDTVILTAGCAKYKYNKLDLGDIGGIPRVLDAGQCNDSYSLAVIALKLKEVFELEDINELPIAFNIAWYEQKAVIVLLSLLHLGVKNIHLGPTLPAFLSPNVANVLVENFGIGGITTVEDDIEMFLK; encoded by the coding sequence ATGGATAATAAAATGTTTTGTTTTCAATGTCAAGAAGCAGCAGGATGTACAGGCTGTACTGTAAGAGGAGTATGTGGTAAGACTCCAGATTTAGCAAAAATGCAAGATTTATTAATATATACAACTAGAGGCTTATCAGAAGTTGCAACTAGAGCTAGAGAACAAGGAGTTACTGTATCTGGAGAAATTAATACTACAGTTACAATGAATCTTTTCACAACTATAACTAATGCTAACTTTGATAAAGAAGTATTTTATGGAAGAGTAAAAGAAACTTTAAGATTAAAAGAAGAATTATTAGCAAAATTAAATAATAAAGAAAACTTAAGTGGAGCTGCTTTATATACTGCTGAAACTAGAGAGGATATGGAAGTTAAAGCAGAAACAGTGGGAGTACTTGCTACTGAAAATGAAGATATTAGAAGTTTAAGAGAACTTATTACATATGGATTAAAAGGATTATCTGCATACATGAAACATGCTAATGCATTAGGATATGAAGATGAAAATATATGCGCATTTATGCAAAAAGCATTATCATTAACTGCTGATAACAATGTAACTATAGATGAATACATTGCATTAACTTTAGAAACAGGAAAAGTTGGTGTTGATGGAATGGCTTTACTAGATAAAGCTAATACAGAAAGTTATGGTAACCCAGAAGTAACAAAAGTTAATATTGGTGTTGGTACAAACCCAGGAATATTAATTTCAGGACATGACTTAAAAGATTTAGAACAATTATTAGTTCAAACAGAAGGAACAGGAGTAGATATTTATACTCACTCTGAAATGTTACCAGCTCACTATTATCCACAATTAAAGAAATATTCACATTTAGTAGGTAACTACGGAAATGCTTGGTGGAAACAACCAGAAGAATTTGAAAGCTTCAATGGACCAATACTTATGACAACAAACTGTATAGTTCCTCCAAAGGATAGCTATAAAGGAAGATTATACACTACTGGTGCATCAGGCTATGAAGGATGTACTCATATTTCAGCAGATGAAAATGGAAAGAAAGATTTCTCTGCAATTATAGAACAAGCTAAGAAATGTGCTGCTCCAACTCAAATTGAAGAAGGAGAAATCGTTGGTGGATTTGCTCATAATCAAGTATTAGCATTAGCTGATAAGGTAGTTGATGCTGTTAAAACAGGAGCAATAAAGAAATTCTTTGTAATGGCAGGTTGTGATGGTAGACAAAAGTCAAGATCATACTACACAGATTTTGCTGCAGCACTTCCAAAAGATACAGTTATATTAACTGCAGGTTGTGCAAAATATAAATATAACAAATTAGATTTAGGAGATATCGGTGGAATTCCTAGAGTTTTAGATGCAGGACAATGTAATGATTCTTATTCATTAGCAGTAATTGCATTAAAACTAAAAGAAGTATTTGAACTTGAAGATATAAACGAATTACCAATAGCATTTAATATTGCATGGTATGAACAAAAAGCAGTAATAGTTTTATTATCACTATTACACTTAGGAGTAAAGAATATTCACTTAGGACCAACACTTCCAGCATTCCTTTCACCAAATGTTGCTAATGTTTTAGTTGAAAACTTTGGAATTGGTGGAATTACAACTGTAGAAGACGATATTGAAATGTTTTTAAAATAA
- a CDS encoding amino acid ABC transporter permease, translated as MTSNLPEGFFQWVWFILQQYGGLFLQGALYTLLIAIIGTVAGCIIGFFVGIVRTIEVSPEDNTIKKALLKCLHLILSAYVEFFRGTPMIVQAMVIYYGAMEVFNIDMSPLSAGLLVVSINTGAYMAETVRGGIASIDIGQTEGAKAIGMTHFQTMLYIVLPQTLRNIMPQIGNNLIINIKDTSVLNVISVTELFFSGKSAIGTYYKYFEVFFIICLIYFVMNLTVSRILRFIEKKMDGPDNYKLVKSDYMSGEITENSSIIKVKGGKQ; from the coding sequence ATGACATCAAATTTACCAGAAGGTTTTTTTCAGTGGGTATGGTTTATATTACAGCAATATGGAGGATTGTTTCTACAAGGAGCATTATATACACTTTTAATTGCAATAATTGGTACTGTAGCAGGATGTATTATCGGTTTTTTTGTGGGAATTGTACGGACTATTGAAGTGAGCCCAGAGGATAATACAATAAAGAAAGCCCTATTAAAGTGTTTACATTTGATATTATCTGCTTATGTAGAATTCTTTAGAGGTACACCAATGATAGTGCAAGCTATGGTGATATATTATGGTGCTATGGAAGTCTTTAATATTGATATGTCTCCATTATCTGCAGGATTATTAGTTGTGTCTATTAATACAGGTGCATATATGGCAGAAACTGTGCGTGGTGGAATTGCTTCCATTGATATTGGGCAGACTGAAGGTGCAAAGGCAATTGGAATGACACATTTTCAAACCATGTTGTATATCGTGCTTCCACAAACATTGCGTAATATTATGCCACAAATAGGTAATAACTTAATTATAAATATTAAAGATACATCCGTATTAAATGTAATATCTGTAACAGAATTATTCTTTTCAGGTAAATCTGCAATTGGTACATATTACAAGTACTTTGAAGTGTTCTTTATAATATGTTTGATTTATTTTGTCATGAATCTTACTGTTTCTAGAATATTACGTTTTATAGAAAAGAAAATGGATGGTCCAGATAATTATAAGTTAGTTAAAAGTGATTATATGTCAGGAGAAATAACAGAAAATAGTTCTATTATAAAAGTGAAGGGAGGAAAACAATAA
- a CDS encoding Crp/Fnr family transcriptional regulator translates to MDEMLNKLEGNEFFKNLSFNEIEKLISHISYSLKKYHKGEVIANEEDECSSLGFVLDGVVEIQRIYLSGKQIVLKRLSNGDVFGEALVFSNKSNYPATIIAVNDCKILYISKSDILKLCTIDERVLGNFMATLSNKIFMLNSKIKSIAFKSIKHRVINYILEQATVQKSESIKLKESKEEIASTMGIPRPSLSRELMNLRDLNYIEFSRNTINILDIEGLEAELFD, encoded by the coding sequence ATGGATGAGATGCTTAATAAATTAGAAGGAAACGAATTTTTCAAGAATCTTAGTTTTAATGAGATAGAAAAGCTTATTTCACATATTTCATATTCTTTAAAAAAATATCACAAAGGAGAAGTTATTGCCAATGAGGAAGATGAATGCAGCAGCTTAGGCTTTGTTTTGGATGGAGTAGTAGAAATTCAAAGAATATATTTGAGTGGAAAACAAATTGTTTTAAAAAGATTATCTAATGGGGATGTTTTTGGGGAAGCCTTAGTCTTTTCTAATAAGTCTAATTACCCAGCTACTATTATAGCAGTTAATGATTGTAAAATACTTTATATAAGTAAATCAGATATATTAAAATTATGTACTATAGATGAAAGAGTTTTGGGGAATTTTATGGCTACATTAAGCAATAAGATATTCATGCTAAATTCTAAAATAAAAAGTATTGCATTTAAAAGTATTAAGCATAGGGTGATTAATTATATTTTAGAACAAGCTACGGTGCAAAAAAGTGAAAGTATTAAATTGAAAGAAAGCAAAGAAGAAATCGCATCAACAATGGGTATCCCGAGACCTTCTTTGTCAAGAGAACTGATGAATCTAAGAGATTTAAATTATATTGAGTTTAGTAGAAACACAATTAATATTCTTGATATTGAAGGATTAGAAGCTGAATTATTTGATTAA
- a CDS encoding amino acid permease, which translates to MDEKNNELKRGLKARHLNMIALGGSIGTGIFVAMGDTLNQAGPGGALLAYGLIGIMVYFLITSLGEMATHMPISGSFSTYATKFIDPALGFALGWNYWYNWAITVAAEMVAGSLIMKYWFPNVSGFVWSIMFLIIIVGLNILSSKAYGESEYWFAGIKVVTVIVFLIIGILMIVGIMGGSEIGFHNYVVEDGPFHGGIKSIFAIFLIAGFSFQGTELIGVAAGESENPEKTIPKAIKSIFWRILIFYLGTIIILGAIIPFTEASVDTSPFTMVFERAGVAGAASLMNAIILTSVLSAGNSGMYASTRMLFSMAKEGMAPKLFAKTNKRGVPINALILTTIVASACFLTGIFAESTVYVWIVAASGLAGFIAWVGIAVCHYRFRKAFIHQGKDLGTLKYKAMWYPFGPILALLMCIIIIVGQGYSCIKPDGVDWQGLIASYIGIPLFVGLYAWYKIKYKTKVIPLDEVDLSYNDNTSASDNSSKEVNDETLLSNTSFDLN; encoded by the coding sequence ATGGATGAAAAGAATAACGAGTTAAAAAGAGGTCTAAAAGCAAGACATTTAAACATGATTGCTCTAGGCGGTTCCATTGGTACAGGAATTTTCGTTGCAATGGGAGACACTTTAAATCAAGCAGGACCTGGTGGTGCACTACTCGCATATGGTCTAATCGGAATTATGGTATATTTTTTAATAACTAGTTTAGGTGAAATGGCAACACATATGCCAATCTCTGGTTCCTTCAGTACTTATGCTACCAAATTTATAGATCCAGCTCTTGGCTTTGCACTTGGTTGGAACTACTGGTATAACTGGGCTATAACAGTTGCAGCAGAAATGGTTGCTGGATCATTAATTATGAAATACTGGTTTCCAAATGTTAGTGGATTTGTTTGGAGTATAATGTTTCTAATTATAATAGTTGGTTTAAATATTCTATCATCAAAAGCATATGGTGAATCAGAATACTGGTTTGCAGGAATTAAAGTTGTTACAGTTATTGTATTTTTAATTATCGGTATTTTAATGATAGTTGGTATAATGGGTGGAAGTGAAATTGGATTTCATAACTATGTTGTTGAAGATGGTCCTTTCCACGGCGGTATAAAATCAATTTTTGCTATATTTTTAATTGCTGGTTTTTCATTTCAAGGAACTGAACTTATAGGTGTTGCTGCAGGTGAAAGTGAAAATCCTGAAAAAACAATTCCTAAGGCAATTAAATCTATATTTTGGAGAATATTAATATTTTATTTAGGAACAATTATAATCTTAGGCGCAATAATACCATTTACTGAAGCAAGCGTTGATACAAGCCCATTCACAATGGTATTTGAGAGAGCTGGTGTAGCTGGTGCTGCATCTTTAATGAATGCTATTATATTAACTTCTGTATTATCTGCTGGTAATTCAGGTATGTATGCTTCAACTAGAATGCTTTTTTCAATGGCTAAAGAAGGTATGGCTCCAAAGCTTTTTGCTAAGACTAATAAGCGTGGTGTTCCAATAAATGCATTAATATTAACAACTATAGTTGCTTCTGCTTGTTTCTTAACTGGAATTTTTGCTGAAAGTACAGTTTATGTATGGATTGTTGCAGCATCTGGACTTGCTGGCTTCATAGCTTGGGTTGGTATTGCTGTTTGTCACTATAGATTTAGAAAAGCATTTATTCATCAAGGTAAAGATTTAGGTACATTGAAATATAAAGCTATGTGGTATCCTTTTGGTCCTATATTAGCATTATTAATGTGTATAATTATAATCGTTGGACAAGGTTATTCATGTATAAAACCTGACGGAGTAGATTGGCAAGGGTTAATTGCTTCTTATATAGGAATCCCTCTATTTGTTGGTTTATATGCATGGTATAAAATTAAGTATAAAACTAAAGTTATTCCTTTAGACGAAGTTGATTTATCTTATAATGATAATACTTCTGCTTCTGATAACTCTAGCAAGGAAGTAAATGATGAAACTCTTTTATCTAACACATCATTTGATCTAAACTAA
- a CDS encoding ECF transporter S component — MEINKTKSKFTTKDMVETALLTALVFVTTFFVQIQLPIMASGGLVHLGNVMLFTTAIVFGRQKGAIAGAIGMALFDLSSGWAVWAPFTFIIRGVMGYIIGTISWGRGREGNNFTWNLISVIIAGVWMIAGYYISEVIIYGNWVAPIASIPGDITQLVIGAVIGLPFSKVLKRYSNYF, encoded by the coding sequence ATGGAAATAAATAAAACAAAAAGTAAATTTACGACAAAAGACATGGTAGAAACAGCATTATTAACAGCATTAGTGTTTGTAACAACATTTTTTGTTCAAATTCAATTACCAATAATGGCTAGTGGAGGATTAGTTCATTTAGGAAATGTAATGTTATTTACTACAGCAATTGTCTTTGGAAGACAAAAGGGTGCTATAGCAGGTGCTATAGGAATGGCACTTTTTGATTTATCTTCAGGATGGGCTGTTTGGGCACCATTTACATTCATTATTAGAGGTGTAATGGGGTATATAATAGGTACTATTTCTTGGGGAAGAGGAAGAGAAGGAAATAATTTTACATGGAATCTTATTTCAGTAATTATAGCTGGAGTATGGATGATAGCAGGATATTATATTTCTGAAGTTATTATTTATGGTAATTGGGTTGCACCAATAGCATCTATACCAGGGGATATTACTCAACTTGTAATTGGAGCAGTAATTGGATTGCCTTTTTCAAAAGTTCTTAAGAGATATTCTAATTACTTTTAA
- a CDS encoding transporter substrate-binding domain-containing protein, producing the protein MKKIRKIIAVTLCVATILALSGCGAKKTGDDKVLRVGTEGASAPFNWTQTDNSNNAVQINGTNEYANGYDLMIAQKIADKIGYKLEVHKMDFDGLIPGVSTGKIDVAIAQMSITKERMQSVDFSDPYYKANIVALTKKGTSYENAKSVADLKGAICTSQLSTVWYDMLKQIPDAKIQPAMDTVPSLIVALSSGKVNVVTMDKPTAMAAVYSNPDLVMITPEGDKGFKASDEDVNIGIAIKKGNKELTDKINKAISEISEDDRNKMMEQAIKNQPLSK; encoded by the coding sequence ATGAAAAAAATAAGAAAAATAATTGCAGTAACTTTATGTGTTGCAACTATTTTAGCATTAAGTGGTTGTGGCGCTAAAAAGACAGGAGATGACAAAGTCCTACGTGTGGGAACAGAAGGGGCATCTGCACCATTTAACTGGACTCAAACTGATAATTCAAATAATGCAGTTCAGATTAATGGGACCAATGAATATGCAAATGGGTATGATTTAATGATTGCTCAAAAGATTGCAGATAAAATTGGGTATAAATTAGAAGTTCATAAAATGGACTTTGATGGATTAATTCCTGGTGTAAGCACTGGTAAAATAGACGTTGCAATTGCACAGATGAGTATTACAAAAGAACGTATGCAAAGTGTAGACTTTTCAGATCCATATTATAAAGCTAATATAGTAGCACTTACTAAGAAAGGAACTTCATATGAAAATGCTAAAAGTGTTGCTGATTTAAAGGGCGCTATTTGTACATCACAGTTAAGTACAGTTTGGTATGATATGTTAAAGCAAATTCCAGATGCTAAGATTCAACCTGCTATGGATACTGTACCTTCACTTATAGTTGCTTTGTCTTCAGGTAAAGTAAATGTTGTTACTATGGATAAGCCAACAGCAATGGCTGCAGTTTATTCAAATCCAGATTTAGTTATGATTACTCCAGAAGGAGACAAGGGATTTAAGGCTTCTGATGAAGATGTAAATATCGGTATTGCAATTAAAAAAGGAAATAAGGAATTGACAGATAAGATTAATAAGGCTATTTCAGAAATATCAGAAGATGATCGTAACAAAATGATGGAACAGGCTATAAAAAATCAACCATTATCAAAGTAG
- a CDS encoding APC family permease, translating into MFKKIQSFLIGRALKTTELAEEKFNVLWGLPILSSDAISSVAYASEEILLVLIPVLGARAYGSMIEIAIAITVLLAIIVFSYRQIIDNFPHGGGSYIVASQNIGKIPGLVAASSLIIDYLLTVAVSTCAGAAAITSAIPQLLPYQAIIAVIVIGLITLGNLRGIRDSSKLFGIPTYLFIFSIIVMIITGIFKVLVLKENPMPVYPIKQATGDLTILLFLKAFSSGCTALTGIEAVSDGIPNFKNPAQKNAKIVLGTLACIVFGIFGGISYLSTMYKAVPGEDITVIAQIAMQVFGPGNIMFFVVQATTAVILTLAANTAFSDLPLLLSILAKDGYVPRQLGKRGTRLSFSNGIVLLFLLASLLVYIANGSTHILLSLYAVGVFISFTLSQFGMLKKWTKSKEKGWRHKAFINGLGAAVTAATCIIIGVEKFTHGAWIVLVCIPILVTGMLRVRRHYTKVRENLKIETGLESLIVREAVTKHVIVPVQTINKSFIKSLNFALTFGDNIEVYHVSTDEEATKKLIEKYSKLGIAAQLVIENAPYRNVNEKLLAYVEEKHRQLKKHEVITIVMPQFIIHKWWHQALHNQTSILLRRSILKMRNVTIVTVPYIINE; encoded by the coding sequence ATGTTCAAAAAAATTCAATCATTCTTGATTGGAAGAGCTCTTAAGACGACTGAACTAGCAGAAGAGAAGTTCAATGTTCTTTGGGGATTACCAATATTGTCAAGTGATGCTATTTCATCAGTAGCTTATGCTAGTGAAGAAATATTATTGGTACTCATACCAGTGCTAGGAGCGCGTGCATACGGGTCAATGATAGAAATTGCAATTGCTATCACAGTTTTATTAGCTATAATTGTATTTTCTTATAGACAAATAATTGATAACTTTCCTCATGGGGGAGGGTCGTATATTGTTGCAAGTCAAAATATTGGAAAGATTCCAGGATTAGTGGCAGCATCATCACTGATAATAGATTATTTGCTAACAGTTGCAGTTAGTACTTGTGCAGGTGCAGCAGCAATAACATCTGCGATACCACAATTATTACCATATCAAGCAATAATAGCAGTTATTGTAATAGGTTTAATAACACTTGGCAATTTAAGAGGAATAAGAGATTCTTCTAAATTATTTGGTATACCAACATATTTATTTATTTTTTCGATTATAGTAATGATAATAACAGGAATATTTAAGGTTTTAGTATTAAAAGAAAATCCAATGCCAGTATATCCAATTAAGCAAGCTACTGGAGATTTAACAATATTACTATTTTTAAAAGCATTTTCTTCTGGATGTACAGCTCTAACTGGTATTGAAGCTGTAAGTGATGGAATACCAAATTTCAAAAATCCAGCTCAAAAAAATGCAAAAATAGTATTAGGTACATTGGCATGTATTGTTTTTGGAATATTTGGTGGAATATCATATCTTTCTACAATGTATAAAGCAGTGCCAGGGGAAGATATAACAGTAATAGCACAAATTGCTATGCAGGTTTTTGGACCAGGTAATATAATGTTCTTTGTTGTACAAGCTACTACTGCCGTTATTCTTACTCTTGCAGCTAATACTGCATTTTCAGATTTGCCTTTATTATTATCAATTTTGGCCAAAGACGGATATGTTCCAAGACAGCTTGGAAAAAGGGGAACGAGATTAAGCTTTTCAAATGGGATTGTATTATTATTTTTGCTTGCTTCATTGTTAGTTTATATTGCTAATGGTAGTACACATATATTACTATCATTATATGCAGTAGGTGTATTTATATCATTTACATTATCTCAATTTGGAATGCTTAAGAAATGGACTAAAAGTAAAGAAAAGGGCTGGAGACATAAAGCATTTATTAATGGATTAGGAGCAGCTGTTACAGCAGCAACTTGTATAATTATAGGTGTTGAAAAATTCACTCATGGTGCATGGATTGTACTGGTTTGTATACCAATACTTGTTACAGGAATGTTGAGAGTTAGAAGGCATTATACAAAAGTAAGAGAGAATTTAAAAATTGAAACAGGATTAGAAAGTTTAATTGTAAGGGAAGCAGTAACTAAGCATGTTATTGTGCCAGTTCAGACTATAAATAAATCATTTATTAAAAGTTTGAATTTTGCTTTAACCTTTGGAGATAACATAGAAGTTTATCATGTTAGTACAGATGAAGAAGCAACAAAAAAATTAATAGAAAAATACTCTAAATTAGGAATAGCAGCACAACTTGTAATAGAAAATGCGCCATATAGAAATGTTAATGAAAAATTACTTGCCTATGTAGAAGAAAAACATAGACAATTGAAAAAACATGAAGTAATCACAATAGTAATGCCTCAATTTATTATACATAAGTGGTGGCACCAAGCACTACATAATCAAACATCAATTTTGTTAAGAAGATCTATATTAAAGATGAGAAATGTAACAATAGTTACTGTACCATATATAATTAATGAATAG